The nucleotide sequence GCGGCCGCGATCCGCGGATCGAGCCGCTGCTGCGGCGCCGCGGACTGAACTAGATCGTTGTTCGGCCTGAGGGTGAACTCCGGTACTTAACCGGTATCCTGTGCCACATGACGAACGACCCGCGGTTAGCGCTCAATCGACTCATTGCCGCCTTCGAGGCGCACCTGGACGCCGCCGCGACGGGTGATGAGGCGTCTCCGGCCGTTGTCGCGGCAGAGGACGCGCTTCAGGATGCCTTCTTCACCTACGACGACGCCCTGTTCACCGCCTACGGCATCGAGCTGCCCTTCGACGCCTTCGACTCCGACGAGGACGAGGACGAGGATGAGGATGACGAAGATGCGGAGGATGATGAGGACGAGGGCGCCGAGGACGACTACGACGACGAGGACGTGGACGAGGACGACTACGACGACTACGACGACCGGGAGGTCGACGAGGACTACGAGGACTGAGCCCCCGATCGTCGGGCACCAGGGGCGCAGCCGGTCAGAATCGCTCCGGGTAGCCGAGCACCGGTGCCGTCACCTCATCCAGGGCGCGTCGGATCTGCACCGGTAGCACTAGGTCCTCGGCTGCCAGAGCGCCACGCAGCTGCCCGGGAGTCCGGGCACCCACAATGCTGGAAGCGATGCCCTCGGCGTCTCGAGCCCATGACAGCGCCACCTCCACCGGTTTACGGTCCAGGCCGACAGCGGCCGTTGCTACCGCCTCCACCACGCCCTGGTGCCGTTCGCCCAGGTAGGGCGCCACATATGACCGCAGATGGGGCGAGGCGCCGCGCGAGTCCGGGGGAGTGGCGGCCCGGTACTTACCGGTCAGGACTCCGCGCCCCAGCGGCGCATAGCCGATGACGCCGAAGCCGAGCGCATCCGCCGCCGGCGCCAGCTCCCGCTCGATTCCGCGTGCCAGCAGCGAGTGCTCCACCTCTGCTGCAGCCATACCGGGGCCGCCGCCCTGCCGCAGCAGATCCGCCAGGTGCACGCTCGCCCAGGCTGGGTGATTGGACACTCCTACGTACCGGGCCCGCCCAGTGGCCACCGCGGTGCGCAGCGCATCGGCGGTCTCCTCCAGCGGCGTGGTGGCATCGGGGACCTGCACCAGCCACAGGTCCAGGTGGTCCGTTCCCAGACGCGCCAGGGAGTCGTCAAGCGTGTCCAGCAGGGTGCCGCGGGAGGCATCGGCCGCCGTCGAGCGCGCACCGGTGCGCCAGGTACGCACACCCGCCTTGGAGACCAGTACCAGCTCGTGCCGGTCTACTGTTCCAGCGAGCAGGGAGCCGATTACCTCCTCGGCGGCGCCCTCGCAGTAAGAGGCGGCCGTGTCCAGCAGGGTGCCGCCGGCGTCGAGGAAGATCTCCAGCTGATCCTTGGCCTCGATCTCATCGGTGTCTCGGCCCCAGGTCATGGTGCCCAGCCCGACTGCGGAGACGCGCAGCCCGGTGCGCCCGAGCCTCCTGTGTTCCATGGGCCAACCGTATGGCCAACAGCCTGTCTGACCGCGCAGGCAGACAACGGCGCGCCCCGCCTCCCGCGCCGGCACGGCCAGGGCGGAAGGCGGGGCAGAAGGCGAGGCAGAGGGAGGCTACTTGCGGACGGTGATGCTCCAGGAGGCCTCACCGGTCTTGGCGAACTCCGTGACGGTGTAGCCGTTATCCGCCGCCCAGGCCGGCAGGGACTGGGTGCCCTGGGTGCAGTCGAAGGCGATCACCAGTTCGTCGCCGATCTCCAGATCGGCCATGGCCTCCTCTGCCTCCATAACCGGGAACGGGCAGACCAGGCCCTCGGTCTCCAGTACGGTGCGCATAATCGACTCCTTTTCTGAGATGGAACTTGACTAGGACATGGATGGAACTCGGGTGTGCACGGCGGCGCATCAGCGTGCGGCAACCGGGCTCGCCGCCCGGGTGCCGTTGGCGCGCCCGGAGGGGGACGACGCCGCCTCGCGTGCGGCACGTCTCTGGTTGCGGGGACGGATAAGGGTGAAGTAGGCGGTGATCCCGACGCCGAGGACCTGGAAGACCAGGGCGGTCCACCCCTGCCAGGACAGCAGAGAGGTCTGCACCAGGGCGTTGCCGATGGAGCAGCCTCCGGCCCAGGCAGCGCCCACCCCCATGAGCAGCCCGCCGGCGATGGACCGGCGAATAACGGTGGCGGAGGGGACGCGGACGCGGAACTCGCCCGAGGCACGTGCACTGAGATGGGAGCCGAGCAGGATTCCGAGGACCAGCATTACGCCCCAGTCGAGTCGGTCGGCGTCCCCGGTGACCAGCCAACCGACGAGGTTCGACGACGGCGTGGTGATTCCCAGCCCGTCATGGCGGCCGGTGGCCCAGGAGGCCGGCCAGGCGACAATCGCCACCAGCCCGACGAGTACGCCCGTGACCAGTGGGTTCCAGGCGCGTTCGAACAAGAGGTGGTTCAGCCCGGTGCGCTGCGCGGCCAGTTGCAGGGGGACCGGCCTGTCCGCGGCCAGACGGAGCTGCCACCGTACGAGGCCGGCGACGCCGGCGACGAGTACCAGCACGCCGACCCAATCGGGTAGGCCGAAGGCGGCGGGGATCGTGGTCAGCTGAGTGGGCCACAGTCCCTTGACCCACGTGGTTACCGGGGCGAGCACCCCGGTCTTGGACACGGCTGCGGTAACGGCGTAGGCGATGAGCGCGAACCAGGACCCCACCAGGCCCTCTCCGGCACGGTAGTAGGTGCCGGTGGCGCAGCCTCCGGCCAGCACGATGCCCACGCCGAACAGCAGGGAGCCGACCGCGGTTGCCACCACGGAGAGCGTGGGCACCTCCGGGGTGATGGCGCCGGTGGCTGTGAGCAGGGTCACGCCGACCGCCTGGACGGCGACCGCCAGCAGGAAGGCGGTCATCCACCGCCAGGAACCGGAGACCCACAGGTCCCTGAAGGCTCCGGTGATGCAGAAGCGGCCGCGTTGGAGCACGAGTCCGAGTACGCCGCCGACGAGTAGTCCGGTGAAAATCAATGGGGGTCCTTTGTCCGACTGTACGAACCGCCGTGAGCGCGGTCCGGTTGGCGAGGACGCGGGTAGGGCACTGCTGCGGCGCTGAAGGCCGTCGGCACAGGCGTAGGCCCACCCGCGACTGTGGGTGATGGGCTACGGCCTGACCAGGGGCGCCTACGGGCGCGTGCCGCCGCGCCGGCAGGTCGGGGGAAGAAGCAGGGGAGTATTAGTTGGGTGCTGCTGCCTCACTGAGCCCTGGCCAGGTCGAGCATGCAGCAACACGCTCCGCGCTGTGCGCGAAGGGTGCGGGCTACGATCTGGGAGCTCATGAGTGCTGTCTTCCTTGCGGGTTCGGGATCGGTTCCAGGATCAGGTTCAGGTAACTGATACGGGTTCGTCCGGCCACGGTCGGTAACCGTGG is from Actinomyces sp. 432 and encodes:
- a CDS encoding DNA primase; translation: MTNDPRLALNRLIAAFEAHLDAAATGDEASPAVVAAEDALQDAFFTYDDALFTAYGIELPFDAFDSDEDEDEDEDDEDAEDDEDEGAEDDYDDEDVDEDDYDDYDDREVDEDYED
- a CDS encoding aldo/keto reductase — translated: MEHRRLGRTGLRVSAVGLGTMTWGRDTDEIEAKDQLEIFLDAGGTLLDTAASYCEGAAEEVIGSLLAGTVDRHELVLVSKAGVRTWRTGARSTAADASRGTLLDTLDDSLARLGTDHLDLWLVQVPDATTPLEETADALRTAVATGRARYVGVSNHPAWASVHLADLLRQGGGPGMAAAEVEHSLLARGIERELAPAADALGFGVIGYAPLGRGVLTGKYRAATPPDSRGASPHLRSYVAPYLGERHQGVVEAVATAAVGLDRKPVEVALSWARDAEGIASSIVGARTPGQLRGALAAEDLVLPVQIRRALDEVTAPVLGYPERF
- a CDS encoding sulfurtransferase TusA family protein; translated protein: MRTVLETEGLVCPFPVMEAEEAMADLEIGDELVIAFDCTQGTQSLPAWAADNGYTVTEFAKTGEASWSITVRK
- a CDS encoding YeeE/YedE family protein, whose translation is MIFTGLLVGGVLGLVLQRGRFCITGAFRDLWVSGSWRWMTAFLLAVAVQAVGVTLLTATGAITPEVPTLSVVATAVGSLLFGVGIVLAGGCATGTYYRAGEGLVGSWFALIAYAVTAAVSKTGVLAPVTTWVKGLWPTQLTTIPAAFGLPDWVGVLVLVAGVAGLVRWQLRLAADRPVPLQLAAQRTGLNHLLFERAWNPLVTGVLVGLVAIVAWPASWATGRHDGLGITTPSSNLVGWLVTGDADRLDWGVMLVLGILLGSHLSARASGEFRVRVPSATVIRRSIAGGLLMGVGAAWAGGCSIGNALVQTSLLSWQGWTALVFQVLGVGITAYFTLIRPRNQRRAAREAASSPSGRANGTRAASPVAAR